In Pollutimonas sp. M17, a single genomic region encodes these proteins:
- the phnG gene encoding phosphonate C-P lyase system protein PhnG, with protein sequence MRIEEGVDAAPTPRQRWMRVLARAGSQLQAHSQALRQPEHRYIRPAETGMVMVRGRAGGSGAPFNLGEMTVTRCVVQLADGSTGHSYVAGRNKPHAELAALADALLQGSQGPRWMALVDTLEQEQAANRAARAAQSAATKVDFTTLVRGED encoded by the coding sequence ATGAGGATTGAAGAGGGAGTGGATGCCGCCCCGACCCCGCGCCAGCGCTGGATGCGCGTGCTTGCGCGCGCCGGCAGCCAATTGCAGGCCCACAGCCAGGCGCTGCGCCAGCCCGAACACCGCTACATACGGCCCGCCGAGACGGGCATGGTCATGGTGCGCGGCCGCGCGGGCGGAAGCGGCGCGCCGTTCAATCTGGGCGAAATGACGGTGACCCGCTGCGTCGTGCAATTGGCGGACGGCAGCACGGGCCACAGCTATGTGGCGGGCCGCAACAAGCCGCATGCGGAACTGGCGGCCCTGGCCGACGCGCTCTTGCAGGGTTCGCAGGGGCCGCGCTGGATGGCGCTGGTGGACACGCTGGAACAGGAACAGGCCGCGAACCGCGCGGCCCGGGCGGCGCAAAGCGCCGCCACCAAGGTGGATTTCACGACGCTGGTTCGAGGAGAAGACTGA
- the phnE gene encoding phosphonate ABC transporter, permease protein PhnE has translation MTTLASAPGSGHTPDQGRSWRQWLGWSLLALILAWSWNGAEMNPAMLWRDADNMRVFLADFFPPDFRYWKLYLSEMLITVQIAVWGTALAIVCSIPLGILCSENIAPWWICQPVRRVMDAFRSINEMVFAMLFVVAVGLGPFAGVMALFIGTTGVLAKLFAEAVEAIDPGPVEGVRATGASSLQEVIYGVIPQVLPLWISYSLYRFESNVRSATVVGMVGAGGIGVTLWEAIRGFQLAQTCAILIIIIAAVSAIDIVSQRLRKHFI, from the coding sequence ATGACCACACTTGCGTCCGCGCCGGGTTCCGGCCATACCCCGGATCAGGGCCGCTCATGGCGGCAATGGCTGGGCTGGAGCCTGCTGGCCCTTATCCTGGCCTGGTCCTGGAATGGCGCCGAAATGAATCCGGCCATGCTGTGGCGCGACGCCGACAACATGCGCGTATTCCTGGCCGACTTCTTCCCGCCCGACTTCCGCTACTGGAAACTGTATTTGAGCGAAATGCTCATCACCGTGCAGATTGCGGTATGGGGCACGGCACTGGCCATCGTTTGCTCGATTCCCCTGGGCATCCTGTGCTCCGAGAACATCGCGCCGTGGTGGATATGCCAGCCCGTGCGGCGCGTCATGGATGCCTTCCGCTCCATCAATGAAATGGTGTTCGCCATGCTGTTCGTCGTGGCCGTGGGCCTGGGGCCGTTCGCGGGCGTCATGGCGCTGTTCATCGGAACCACGGGCGTGCTGGCCAAGCTGTTTGCCGAGGCCGTCGAAGCCATCGACCCCGGGCCCGTTGAGGGCGTGCGCGCAACCGGCGCCAGCTCGCTGCAGGAAGTCATCTACGGCGTCATACCGCAGGTGCTGCCCTTGTGGATCTCGTATTCGCTGTACCGCTTCGAGTCGAATGTGCGCTCGGCCACCGTGGTCGGCATGGTCGGCGCGGGCGGCATAGGCGTCACCTTGTGGGAAGCCATACGCGGATTCCAGCTGGCCCAGACCTGCGCCATCCTCATCATCATCATCGCCGCCGTCAGCGCCATCGACATTGTGTCGCAACGCTTGCGCAAGCATTTCATTTAA
- the phnF gene encoding phosphonate metabolism transcriptional regulator PhnF codes for MDLSRQEVPRYVELADVLRSELGGYKSGDYLPSETQLAQRFGVNRHTLRRAVDVLIAEGSVLRRKGRGTCVLPRPIVYPVDASSAYSKTLSGMGLRSQAILLGRRRRPAHPDEARDLALGPQEPVLEFQTLRLLDEQPISLITHCFAARHREVLQHYGGGSMRQHLEGCNVRLKRVSTLIGARAPTQRDAAQLLMPRHTPVLSIRTLSSDAAGAPFELACSITRADRFKYHVISGEQHED; via the coding sequence ATGGACTTGTCTAGACAGGAAGTGCCCCGGTACGTGGAACTGGCCGATGTGCTGCGCAGCGAGCTTGGCGGCTACAAGAGCGGCGATTATCTGCCCTCCGAAACGCAGTTGGCGCAGCGCTTCGGCGTGAACCGCCATACCTTGCGCCGCGCGGTGGATGTGCTGATCGCCGAGGGCAGCGTCTTGCGCCGGAAGGGGCGCGGCACCTGCGTGCTGCCCAGGCCCATCGTCTACCCGGTCGATGCGTCCAGCGCCTACAGCAAGACGCTGTCAGGCATGGGCTTGCGCTCACAGGCGATATTGCTTGGCCGGCGCCGGCGGCCGGCGCACCCGGATGAAGCCCGCGACCTGGCGCTCGGCCCGCAAGAGCCTGTGCTCGAGTTCCAGACATTGCGTCTGCTGGACGAGCAGCCCATCAGCCTGATTACGCATTGCTTCGCCGCCAGGCATCGAGAGGTGCTCCAGCACTATGGCGGAGGCTCGATGCGGCAGCACCTGGAAGGCTGCAACGTAAGGCTCAAGCGCGTATCCACCCTGATCGGGGCGCGCGCGCCGACGCAGCGCGATGCGGCCCAGCTTCTCATGCCGCGGCACACGCCCGTGCTGAGCATACGCACGCTTTCAAGCGATGCGGCCGGCGCGCCCTTCGAGCTGGCCTGCTCGATCACCCGCGCCGACCGTTTCAAGTACCACGTCATCTCCGGAGAACAACATGAGGATTGA